The region ACTTTGTTCTCGAAGGTTGCATCGAGGCTTTCATAGTTTCGATAATTTTTCAGCTGTAAATCTTTAATATACATGAGGTAACATCCTTTAGATTTACTCAGTGATTACAAACGTTCCGGCATCGGGAATGTATACTTCGTCCCCGACCTTTAGTTTTCTTCCTCTTCGCTGATCCTGTTCGCCGTTAATAAACACTTCATATTCACTCAAGAACCACTTTGCCATTCCGCCTGATTGAATGATTTCCGCCAGTTTAAGGAATTGGCCGAGCGTAATGATTTCCGTTTCGATCTTTACGTTCTGTTTCACGTTCTCACTCTTTCTTTTATAGTCTCTAATATTTTATTTTACTAAATGTTTATACCTAATACAAAGCATTCCTGAAATAAGGATCTTTTCGTAAAAATCTTATTTATCCACAGTAAAAATAACAATTTTTGATCATCCAGCTTTATTGGATTGGCAGCATAAAATAAAAAAGACTGACTCATTGGAGCTCGTCATGGCTGAGTCAGTCTTTTTCTTCTAGTAAGTCCTTACAGGTAAGATTAGCTGCAAGATGGAGTCATCATGTACAGGACGGATGATGAATGGTCTCATCGCACCTGTGAAATCGATTCTGATTTCAGTGCCTTCCAATGCCTTTAAAGCATCCATCATATATTTTGCACTGAATGAAATCTTCAAATCTTCGCCATTGATGGATTGGCTTTGAACCTCTTCTATTACCTTTCCGATTTCTGGGGAATTAGAGGAAATCTCCACGACTCCCGCTTCCAGCGTGCTGAATTTTACGACATTGTTTCTTCCTTCACGCGCAAGCAATGAGGCACGATCGATTGCCTGCAAGAATTCCTTCGAGTTAAGCACCAATTCAGTCTTGCTTTCATTCGGGATCAAGCGGCTCGTATCGGGATAGTTTCCTTCCAGCAATCTGGAGAAGAATAGCAGATGTTTTGCTTTAAAGAGAACTTGATTGTCAGTGATGACAATTTCAACCGCTTCATTTGTATCATCAAGGATTTTACTTAATTCATTTAAGCTTTTCCCTGGGATTACCACATTATAGTGTGCTTCGTTTTCTGTTTCGATGACCGCACTCCTCATTGCCAGACGGTGGCTGTCTGTTGCAATACAGGAAAGTTTGCCATTTTCAACCTTCCAGTTTACACCTGTCAAGATTGGGCGTGTTTCTGAGGTGGACACTGCAAAAACGGTTTGACGAATCAATGTTTTCAAAAGATCTGTAGGGACTTTGAAAATATTTTCTTCCGAGATTTGCGGAAGGTGTGGATATTCTTCAGGATCTAAACCATTTAAATTAAATTCTGCTTTCCCTGATCGAATCACAGTTTGAAAATGATTGATCACTTCGATTTCAACTACATCCTTTGGCAGCTTCTTTACGATTTCACTAAAGAATTTCGCTTGCAAAACGATTCCGCCAGTTTGTTTGATTTCAACAATTTCATCTCCTTCTTCCTCTTTCGGAATGAAAGATTCAATGGAAATATCTGAGTCGCTTCCTGTCAAAGTGACACCTTCATTTGTAGCGACGACTTTGATTCCTGTCAAAATGGGAATCGTTGTTCTGGAAGTGACAGCTTTTAAAACATCTTGGACACTTTCTACCAACCGATCTCTTTGAATGATAAATTTCATGTTTTTTCCTCCCGTTTATGCATATTCACGAAACATGAATCATATATTAATAATTTATAAAAAAATAGTAGAAGTACTAGTAGGGCCTGTAGATATGTGGATAACTACAGAAAACGAACGCAAACACAGTCTATCCACATGTGGACAGACTGTGTGTAAGTCAATCAAAATTATTCACAGTTTCCCACATGATAAAAAATGAATTAACTTTTCAGAAGTTCCTGCAATTCTTTAATTCTCTTTTCCATTTGGGAATCTGATTGAATCAATTTCGATATCTTTTCATGTGCATGAATAACAGTCGTATGGTCGCGCCCACCAAATTCTTCACCGATCTTGGGCAAAGAAAAATCGGTCAGTTCACGAGAAAGATACATGGCAATTTGCCTTGGAAAAGCAACTGATTTTGTTCGTTTCTTTGCCTTGAAATCTTCCAGCCTCACGCTATATTGTTCTCCAACAATCTTTTGAATATCGTGGATCGTGATTACCCTTGGCTTTGCGCTTGGAATGATATCCTTAAGAGCTTCTGCTGCCAAATCGGCATTGATATCTTTATTAATTAAGGATGAATAAGCAACAACACGTATAAGTGCACCTTCAAGTTCTCGAATATTCGTATCGATTTGGTTAGCTATATACAGCATTACTTCATTCGGGATATCCAGTCCTTCAGCTTTTGCTTTTTTACGCAAAATCGCGATCCGGGTCTCTAAATCCGGCGGCGTTATGTCTGTAATCAAGCCCCATTCAAAACGTGAACGCAGACGGTCCTCCAGCGTGGGGATTTCTTTAGGCGGCCGGTCACTTGAAATGACAATTTGCTTACTTTCTTCATGCAATGTATTAAATGTATGGAAAAATTCTTCCTGGGTCTGTTCTTTTCCAGCCAAGAATTGAATATCGTCTATAAGCAGCACATCAACATTCCGATATTTATTGCGAAAATCAACCGCTTTGTTATCTCGGATCGAGTTAATGAATTCATTTGTGAATTTCTCTGATGAAAGGTAAACCACTTTAGCCGACGGGTTATGTTCAACGACGTAATGTCCGATGGCATGCATCAAGTGGGTTTTTCCCAGTCCTACTCCCCCATAAATGAATAGTGGATTATAGGCTTTTGCAGGCGCTTCAGCTACAGCCAGCGAGGCTGCATGGGCAAAACGGTTTCCGGAACCGATGACAAAGGTGTCAAACGTATATTTCGGATTGAGCATGTTCAGAGGCAAATCAGCTTGGTCTTCATCTTTTTTCACCTTTTTTGGAGGCAATGGAATATCAAATTCTTCTTCATCCTGATTTTGAGGAATAATGAATTTTATCTCCAGTTCCTCTCCGGTAATGTCGTAAAGAACACCGGCAATCAATTGCGAATAGCGCCCTTCCAGCCAATCTCTTGCAAACTCGTTTGGCGCTGTAATCACTAAGGAATCACCCTGGAGTGAATGAGCCTTTGTCGATTTCAGCCATGTATCAAAACTTGGTTTGCTGATTTTTTTCTCTATGTCTGCCAGCGCTTTGTTCCAAAGATCCGCAATATTCTCCAATATCAAACCCTCCTTTACATAAAAATAAATTGTACAACCTTTGTACAATAGCGAAATGTCTAGACGTATAAAAATACAATAATATAAATGTGGAAAACTATATAATAAGGAAAGTAATAGATTTTCGACATCTTCCACCACTTGTGGACAACTTTTTCCAAAGGGAGTTGATAAACTGTCCACAAGATATCCACAATTTGTGGATAAATGAGTTATCCAGAACTTTATATTCAGAGTGAAAACACAATAATCATATCAAATTATCCTAGCAGGTGCAATGTTTTTTAATCATTATCCACAACTCCCTTCCGCTGTGCAAAAAACTTTTCCACAAGTTATTGATATGTGAAAAACTTGTCAATATGTGCTGTGGATAGTGAAAAACGTGTCGAAAACTATCCACAAAAAGAAAAGCGGAGTCGACTGTACAGGGGCGATGAGATTGAACTGAAGCGTTCGAGAAAACAGAAACACAAATTTCATGGTGATTCGAGAATTAATCTTCAAAATTTGCTTCGAGCTGTGTAAATTTAAAAATAT is a window of Falsibacillus albus DNA encoding:
- the yaaA gene encoding S4 domain-containing protein YaaA produces the protein MKQNVKIETEIITLGQFLKLAEIIQSGGMAKWFLSEYEVFINGEQDQRRGRKLKVGDEVYIPDAGTFVITE
- the dnaN gene encoding DNA polymerase III subunit beta, which translates into the protein MKFIIQRDRLVESVQDVLKAVTSRTTIPILTGIKVVATNEGVTLTGSDSDISIESFIPKEEEGDEIVEIKQTGGIVLQAKFFSEIVKKLPKDVVEIEVINHFQTVIRSGKAEFNLNGLDPEEYPHLPQISEENIFKVPTDLLKTLIRQTVFAVSTSETRPILTGVNWKVENGKLSCIATDSHRLAMRSAVIETENEAHYNVVIPGKSLNELSKILDDTNEAVEIVITDNQVLFKAKHLLFFSRLLEGNYPDTSRLIPNESKTELVLNSKEFLQAIDRASLLAREGRNNVVKFSTLEAGVVEISSNSPEIGKVIEEVQSQSINGEDLKISFSAKYMMDALKALEGTEIRIDFTGAMRPFIIRPVHDDSILQLILPVRTY
- the dnaA gene encoding chromosomal replication initiator protein DnaA, which produces MENIADLWNKALADIEKKISKPSFDTWLKSTKAHSLQGDSLVITAPNEFARDWLEGRYSQLIAGVLYDITGEELEIKFIIPQNQDEEEFDIPLPPKKVKKDEDQADLPLNMLNPKYTFDTFVIGSGNRFAHAASLAVAEAPAKAYNPLFIYGGVGLGKTHLMHAIGHYVVEHNPSAKVVYLSSEKFTNEFINSIRDNKAVDFRNKYRNVDVLLIDDIQFLAGKEQTQEEFFHTFNTLHEESKQIVISSDRPPKEIPTLEDRLRSRFEWGLITDITPPDLETRIAILRKKAKAEGLDIPNEVMLYIANQIDTNIRELEGALIRVVAYSSLINKDINADLAAEALKDIIPSAKPRVITIHDIQKIVGEQYSVRLEDFKAKKRTKSVAFPRQIAMYLSRELTDFSLPKIGEEFGGRDHTTVIHAHEKISKLIQSDSQMEKRIKELQELLKS